The Comamonas resistens genomic sequence GTTTGATAAATTTGCATTTTTGCTTTGCTTTATCTTTGATATTTCTGTAATGATAATGTCATTATTTATGGAGAAAGATTTACTCTCAACTGCTGAATATGCAGCTAATAGTGTGCTCTTTTTTATATCTGCGGGACTCATTCCTTCTGATTCAGCAGAAAGAGTTGAGAGTTCTATGCTTGAATGATATTTCTTCGGTATATATCGTTCGAACAATTTATGTCTAGCTTCTGAATCTGGTAGATCTATGTGAATATGTCTATTTATTCTTCTCATAAAGGCTGGATCGTAGTTGCTAACAAAGTTTGTTGCAAATATTAGATAGCCTTTGAAATCATTTAATATATTCAGCAAAACAGAACGTGTTTGATTTACACTAGTATCAGTGGAGCTACTCATATTGGTAACTCTTTTGCTAAGCATTGCATCTGCTTCATCAAAAAATATTATGCAGTCGTCTGAATTTGATGCAAAGTCGAAAACTTTTTTTAGATTCTTTGGTGTTTCTCCAACATATTTACTCTCTATTTCAGAGTAATCCACTGATAATATTTTTTTTCCAAGTTTATTGGCTATTGCATGTGCAATAGATGTTTTTCCTGTTCCAGGAGGACCGTACAGATTTAATATAAAAGAGTCAGATAAGTCATGAGTCTCTTTGAAGCACATATCCTCTGCAATAAATTTTAGGTTTTTTTGTAAATTTATTAGAGAGTTTATGTCATCTAACGAGTTTTTGCTTATTATTAATTCTGAAAAATTGAATTTTGGATCGGTTAAATGAAACTCTGGAGATTTTGATTTGTTTTTAGACTGATCTTCAGTTTTTTTTTCTATTTCTGAACCGATTGGCATGATGGATGATGTGACGGTTATTTTTTGACTCTTCTTTGTAACACAAAAAACAAATCATTTTTTTGCATTTAAATTTAGCTTGTTATTACTTTTATTAATAAAGAGGTTTTAATTTTCTACGCCATTGCAACTGAATTTATGTGCTCCGATGTTCTGTGAAAAAAATACTAATGAACTTCATAGATACCGATAAATCGACTCAGCAACGCGACATAGAAAAAGCTCAAGCCATGGTGCAAGAGCTGAAAGGGTGAAGAGATGAACTCTGCTGCTTTTGAAAAATTTGGCATCAAGGCCTTCGACGCTGCCGATTACTTGCAATCTGATGAAGATTGCGCCGCATACCTTCAAGCCTGTCTGGAACAAGAACCGGGCAACGCTGCACTATTCACCAAAGCACT encodes the following:
- a CDS encoding AAA family ATPase; the encoded protein is MPIGSEIEKKTEDQSKNKSKSPEFHLTDPKFNFSELIISKNSLDDINSLINLQKNLKFIAEDMCFKETHDLSDSFILNLYGPPGTGKTSIAHAIANKLGKKILSVDYSEIESKYVGETPKNLKKVFDFASNSDDCIIFFDEADAMLSKRVTNMSSSTDTSVNQTRSVLLNILNDFKGYLIFATNFVSNYDPAFMRRINRHIHIDLPDSEARHKLFERYIPKKYHSSIELSTLSAESEGMSPADIKKSTLLAAYSAVESKSFSINNDIIITEISKIKQSKNANLSNAETFTRILSKEEASQIIK